Proteins from one Kazachstania africana CBS 2517 chromosome 1, complete genome genomic window:
- the DNL4 gene encoding DNA ligase (ATP) DNL4 (similar to Saccharomyces cerevisiae DNL4 (YOR005C); ancestral locus Anc_6.18) codes for MDLTVPEVEVPRNFAPSPQFKWLCEELFSKLEEVPNQRHLTTKRITLRYYEIITNFVNLWRTTVGDDIYPALILALPYRDRRMYNVKDYTLIKAICTYLKLPKNSFTEKRLLNWKQRADRSVKLSVSCVNEMRKRKSEPVEKSPITLDELNTLLDFLSQDRNIKGRGYKNLSESSIFTYCIEKMSFMELRYFFDIILKARVIGPHEHKLLNAWHPDAEDYLSVVSDLKTVCTRLWNPNIRLRHDELSINIGYAFAPHLAKKLSISYDKICKKLKNDFFIEEKMDGERIQIHYMDYGNDIKFLSRRGVDYTYLYGENLSTGTIACYLKLNRDVKECVLDGEMVTYDEDQDILLPFGMVKSAAMNALTKEEISGQDYHPLLMVFDLVFLNGSSLVEFPLYQRKDYLASVLEPYRARVQIVNFTRCSNENIIRKSLEHAISVGSEGIVLKNYNSRYMIGSRNDSWIKIKPEYLEQFGENMDLIVIGRDSAKKDSFYCGLTVLDEEEEKLVEEIDKGVVNLVSDESDYENPENNRHIKKVVSFCMIANGISQNEYKEIYRKTRGFWKKTEEVPPPPELIEFGTQVPMEWIEPEHSVVLEIKARSLDNTESSCKRFKAGCTLYGGYCRRIRDDVDWKSSFSLAELRRDRRIKHYPGTSEKDTLLKSKKRRKKQLLTPLNQNLNPRDIQTTSKIFDGLFFYILSDYFDTNENVRISKDDLQKLLLENGGKISHNIVSKRESKSNLRILCGKYTAECNVLIKRGYDILSPQWVIDCVENKKIVKIEPSHCFSVSDDLMALAMRRVDKYGDSYESLLSVSRLSYILRSSKDISPDLLSPANMSLDFEKVPYFLFWRRKAFVMEHNFDKSSIRETILKIQLYGGKVVKNISECNIVIFPKAEITVIRESMKFIRNTLAKTVSTSVELPMLPRIVSFEWIDASIEKNVQVPEEDYVPM; via the coding sequence atggatCTAACCGTACCAGAAGTTGAAGTTCCCAGGAATTTCGCACCTTCTCCTCAGTTCAAATGGCTGTGTGAGGAGTTATTTTCGAAACTAGAAGAGGTTCCAAACCAGAGACATTTAACAACAAAAAGAATAACATTGAGGTACTACGAAATCATCACTAATTTTGTTAATCTTTGGAGAACAACTGTAGGCGATGACATATATCCTGCTCTAATATTGGCTTTACCTTATAGGGATAGAAGAATGTACAATGTTAAAGACTATACATTGATCAAAGCAATTTGTACATATTTGAAGCTACCAAAGAATTCATTCACAGAAAAGCGACTACTGAATTGGAAACAAAGAGCTGATCGAAGCGTCAAACTGTCTGTGTCTTGTGTGAATGAAATGCGCAAAAGGAAGAGTGAACCAGTCGAAAAATCGCCCATTACACTTGATGAACTGAACACCTTATTAGACTTCCTAAGTCAAGATAGAAACATAAAAGGACGCGGCTACAAAAACTTATCTGAGTCTTCTATTTTCACTTATTGCATTGAAAAGATGTCATTTATGGAGTTAAGGTacttttttgatattataCTCAAAGCAAGAGTTATAGGTCCACATGAACATAAACTTTTGAATGCATGGCACCCAGATGCTGAAGATTATTTGAGTGTTGTTTCAGACCTAAAAACTGTATGTACAAGGCTTTGGAATCCGAATATCAGACTGCGGCACGACGAGCTATCAATCAATATTGGATATGCTTTTGCTCCTCATTTAGCCAAGAAATTGAGTATATCATACGataaaatttgtaaaaaattgaagaatgatttctttatagaagaaaaaatggatGGCGAACGAATACAAATCCATTACATGGATTATGGCAACGACATTAAATTCCTTAGCAGGCGTGGTGTAGATTACACATATTTATATGGTGAGAACCTGAGTACTGGTACGATTGCATGCTACCTGAAACTTAACAGGGATGTCAAAGAATGTGTGTTGGATGGTGAGATGGTTACCTACGATGAGGATCAAGATATATTACTACCCTTTGGAATGGTAAAAAGTGCAGCAATGAACGCATTAACtaaggaagaaatttctgGACAAGACTATCATCCCCTTTTGATGGTTTTTGACTTGGTTTTTTTGAATGGCTCGTCTTTAGTGGAGTTTCCACTTTATCAAAGGAAGGATTATTTAGCCAGTGTACTTGAGCCATACAGGGCCCGAGTACAAATTGTTAATTTTACGAGATGTTCAAATGAGAATATAATACGAAAATCATTAGAGCATGCCATATCAGTTGGGTCTGAAGGAattgttttgaaaaattataattcAAGGTACATGATAGGCAGTAGGAATGATAGTTGGATCAAAATAAAACCTGAATACTTGGAGCAATTTGGTGAAAATATGGATTTAATTGTAATAGGCAGGGATTCTGCCAAAAAAGACTCTTTTTATTGTGGTCTCACGGTGctggatgaagaagaagagaaattaGTTGAAGAAATCGACAAAGGCGTTGTAAATTTGGTTTCTGATGAGTCTGACTACGAAAATCCGGAGAATAATAGGCACATCAAAAAAGTGGTATCATTTTGTATGATTGCCAATGGCATTTCTCAAAATGAGTACAAAGAAATATACAGGAAAACGAGGGgattttggaaaaaaactGAGGAAGTTCCTCCTCCTCCAGAACTAATAGAATTTGGTACACAGGTACCAATGGAATGGATTGAACCAGAACACTCAGTAGTACTTGAGATAAAAGCAAGATCGTTGGACAATACCGAAAGTAGCTGCAAAAGGTTCAAAGCTGGATGTACGCTTTACGGAGGTTATTGCAGACGTATTAGAGATGACGTAGACTGGAAATCCTCATTTAGTCTGGCGGAACTTAGAAGAGATAGAAGAATAAAACACTATCCTGGTACGTCAGAGAAAGATACTCTTTTGAAGtccaagaaaagaaggaaaaaacaGCTTTTGACGCctttaaatcaaaatttgaatccGAGGGATATCCAGACAAcgtcaaaaatatttgatggtCTTTTCTTCTACATACTTAgtgattattttgatacaaatgaaaatgtgCGAATAAGCAAGGATGATTTACAGAAATTGTTATTAGAAAATGGAGGAAAAATTAGTCACAATATAGTTTCCAAAAGAGAAAGTAAGTCTAATCTGAGAATACTCTGTGGTAAATACACTGCAGAGTGTAATGTCCTGATCAAAAGAGGCTATGACATATTATCTCCACAATGGGTCATCGACTGTGtagaaaacaagaaaatcgTTAAAATTGAACCAAGCCATTGTTTCAGTGTATCTGATGATTTAATGGCGCTTGCAATGAGAAGAGTAGACAAATATGGTGATAGCTATGAGTCGCTTCTATCAGTTAGTAGGCTAAGCTACATTTTAAGATCTTCAAAAGACATTTCACCAGATTTGCTGTCACCTGCAAATATGAGtttagattttgaaaaagtcccatattttctattttggAGGAGAAAGGCATTTGTGATGGAGCACAATTTCGATAAAAGTTCAATAAGGGAAactatattgaaaatacaATTGTATGGTGGAAAAGTGGTGAAAAATATCTCTGAATGCAACATTGTGATTTTCCCTAAAGCTGAAATTACTGTAATCAGGGAAAGCATGAAATTTATTCGTAATACACTAGCTAAAACTGTCTCAACTTCTGTGGAGTTACCTATGCTGCCACGAATCGTTAGCTTCGAATGGATCGACGCCTCTATCGAGAAAAACGTCCAAGTACCAGAAGAAGATTACGTTCCGATGTAG
- the UTP23 gene encoding rRNA-binding ribosome biosynthesis protein UTP23 (similar to Saccharomyces cerevisiae UTP23 (YOR004W); ancestral locus Anc_6.15), giving the protein MRQKRAKSYRKQLLVYSHTFKFREPYQVLVDNEIVTVSSNSNFDLVKGLKRTLQAEVKPMITQCCMQALYETRDQNAIDMAKGFERRRCNHPPKEPKTPIECVLSVVNVNGKNKHRYVVASQDIDIRRQLRRVPGVPLVHISRSVMIMEPLSDTSAKISSRMEQEKLYKGLNDPKYAGLKLDEEEATETQGSGEKTAKKKRGPKGPNPLSVRKKVKTLNEPKQTDKNDDVQEETTEKKKRRRKHRPKKDTGINEDTNINDEKEYEQESN; this is encoded by the coding sequence ATGCGTCAAAAAAGAGCTAAGTCGTACAGAAAGCAACTGTTAGTGTATTCACatactttcaaattcagAGAACCTTATCAGGTTTTGGTAGACAATGAGATAGTTACAGTTTCTAgcaattcaaattttgatttggtTAAAGGTTTGAAGCGCACGCTACAGGCTGAGGTAAAACCTATGATCACCCAGTGTTGTATGCAAGCTTTATATGAGACACGGGATCAAAATGCTATTGATATGGCCAAAGGTTTCGAGAGACGTCGTTGTAATCATCCACCAAAAGAACCTAAGACACCTATTGAATGCGTATTAAGTGTTGTCAATGTAAACGGCAAAAATAAGCATAGGTACGTGGTTGCCTCGCAAGATATCGATATAAGAAGGCAATTAAGACGTGTGCCCGGCGTACCGTTAGTGCATATATCAAGATCTGTTATGATTATGGAGCCTTTAAGCGACACCAGTGCAAAGATTAGTTCAAGAATGGAACAAGAAAAACTGTACAAAGGTTTGAATGACCCAAAATATGCAGGTCTGAAGTTGGATGAAGAGGAAGCCACTGAAACCCAAGGATCTGGGGAGAAGACAgctaaaaaaaagagaggACCAAAAGGCCCAAATCCACTAAGTGTTAGAAAGAAAGTTAAAACATTGAACGAACCAAAGCAAACAGATAAGAACGACGATGTTCAAGAAGAGACtacagagaaaaaaaagagaagaagaaagcaTAGACCAAAAAAGGATACGGGTATCAATGAAGACACAAATATTAACGATGAAAAAGAGTACGAACAAGAATCAAATTGA
- the ALG6 gene encoding dolichyl-P-Glc:Man(9)GlcNAc(2)-PP-dolichol alpha-1,3-glucosyltransferase (similar to Saccharomyces cerevisiae ALG6 (YOR002W); ancestral locus Anc_6.22) encodes MRSPEPKKKSPKTKLKAKSKSNPKKASKLNNEAIEEVFYASPLYDFLYPFRPAGNQWLAQYIIVTFALIIRCAIGLGSYSGMGHSPMFGDFEAQRHWMEITQHLPISKWYWFDLQYWGLDYPPLTAYHSYILGKIGSFIYPKWFTLNDSRGIEMEGIKSYMRTTVLISEAVFYFPAIIYFSKWFGKHRNQSPIGQYIAATAILFQPSLMLIDHGHFQYNSVMLGLTVYAINNLLDDFYSVASVCFVLSICFKQMSLYYAPIFFGYLLSKSLFFPRLFNIPRLVGIAAVTIVTFVAMYSPLYIFGGGLENLIQSVHRIFPFARGIFEDKVANFWCVTNILIKYKIKFTQDQLQLYSLAATVLGFLPALVIIVLYPKKHLLPYALAACSMSFFLFSFQVHEKTILVPLLPITLLYTSTDWNVLSMVCWINNVALFTLWPLLKKDGLILQYAVCFALSNWLLGNFSFVTPKFLPKMLTPGPSISAIHENYHRRSLLPHNILWKVVIVSSYLSMAVFHYLDFFVEPPTNYPDIWITLNCVIGFGSFVFFWMWTYYMLFTLRNKTLMDL; translated from the coding sequence ATGCGCTCTCCTgaaccaaagaaaaagtcACCGAAGACCAAACTCAAAGCAAAGTCCAAATCGAATCCCAAAAAAGCGTCcaaattaaataatgaagcAATCGAGGAGGTATTCTATGCATCTCCCCTCtatgattttttatatCCATTTAGACCTGCAGGTAACCAATGGCTTGCCCAATACATTATAGTGACCTTTGCACTGATTATTAGGTGTGCCATTGGATTGGGTTCATACTCCGGAATGGGTCATTCACCAATGTTTGGAGATTTCGAAGCCCAAAGACACTGGATGGAGATAACTCAACATCTCCCTATCTCTAAATGGTATTGGTTTGATTTACAATACTGGGGTCTAGATTATCCCCCACTGACAGCCTACCATTCGTACATTTTGGGCAAAATTGGCAGTTTTATATATCCAAAATGGTTTACGTTGAATGACTCAAGAGGGATTGAAATGGAAGGAATCAAAAGTTATATGAGAACTACAGTCTTAATCAGCGAAGCTGTATTTTACTTCCCTGCTatcatatatttttcaaaatggtTTGGCAAACACAGAAATCAATCTCCTATTGGTCAATATATTGCTGCAACTGCAATCTTATTCCAACCATCTTTAATGCTTATTGATCATGGTCATTTTCAGTATAATTCCGTCATGCTAGGCCTTACAGTTTATGCTATCAATAACTTACTAGATGACTTCTATTCCGTGGCATCCGTATGCTTCGTACTTTCCATCTGTTTCAAACAAATGTCATTGTATTATGctccaatattttttggcTATTTACTGAGCAAATCACTTTTCTTCCCCAGATTATTTAATATTCCAAGATTGGTAGGGATTGCAGCAGTTACAATTGTGACATTTGTCGCAATGTATTCTCCTTTGTATATATTTGGTGGAGGATTGGAAAACTTGATTCAATCTGTTCACagaatttttccttttgcAAGaggaatttttgaagacaAGGTTGCTAACTTTTGGTGTGTTACCAATATCttaatcaaatataaaattaaattcaCACAGGATCAATTACAATTATATTCCCTAGCGGCTACTGTGTTAGGTTTCTTACCAGCCCTCGTCATTATAGTTTTATATCCAAAGAAACATTTGCTTCCTTATGCATTGGCTGCTTGTTCAATGtcatttttccttttcagcTTTCAGGTCCATGAAAAGACTATATTAGTTCCATTGTTACCTATAACTCTACTATATACGTCCACTGATTGGAATGTTCTATCAATGGTTTGCTGGATCAATAACGTGGCCTTATTTACTTTGTGGCCATTACTAAAAAAAGATGGTCTAATTTTACAATATGCCGTTTGCTTTGCTCTAAGTAACTGGTTACTAGGAAATTTCAGTTTTGTAacaccaaaatttttaccaaaaatGTTAACCCCTGGACCTTCGATCAGTGCAATTCATGAAAACTACCACAGAAGAAGTCTGTTGCCCCATAACATTCTTTGGAAGGTCGTCATTGTCAGCTCTTATCTGTCCATGGCCGTCTTTCATTATCTAGATTTCTTTGTCGAACCACCAACAAACTATCCTGATATATGGATTACTCTCAACTGCGTCATTGGTTTCGGTAGTTTTGTGTTTTTCTGGATGTGGACTTATTACATGTTGTTCACATTAAGAAATAAGACATTAATGGATTTATAA
- the KAFR0A05080 gene encoding pirin family protein (ancestral locus Anc_6.23): MATTENATTFRTINKHFVAVEQEEGVGARVRRSVGSMRQRNFTPFLLLDHFTVSHPAGFPDHPHHGQETITYVRNGMIAHEDFTGSKGILRPGDLQFMTAGKGIMHSEIPVLMENGDAGVGLQLWVDLPQEMKDCEPRYRNLRGGEIPIVEPNEHLKVKVISGRSYGVESVKELAYTPVDFYHFISNKKGTDFVQQTPENFNFFLYVMKGSVKIGDETFPQYSTIFFNADGNGIKGVVSDDDTEFAIIGGLILDQPVIQHGPFIESTREKLIEVFQNFQYGINGFERAVGWKSSIRNGILEKDVPKFEGSA; this comes from the coding sequence atggctaCCACTGAAAACGCTACCACATTTCGTACCATCAACAAGCACTTCGTTGCTGTcgaacaagaagaaggtgTAGGTGCCAGAGTCAGAAGATCCGTAGGGTCAATGAGACAAAGAAACTTCACTCCTTTCTTACTGTTAGATCATTTCACCGTTTCACATCCTGCTGGTTTCCCTGATCATCCACATCACGGTCAAGAAACTATCACCTACGTTCGTAATGGTATGATTGCACACGAAGATTTCACCGGTTCTAAGGGTATTCTAAGACCAGGCGATCTACAATTCATGACTGCTGGTAAAGGTATTATGCATTCGGAAATTCCTGTCTTAATGGAAAATGGCGACGCTGGTGTCGGTCTACAATTATGGGTCGATTTACCACAAGAAATGAAGGATTGTGAACCAAGATACAGAAACTTAAGGGGTGGTGAAATTCCAATCGTTGAACCAAATGAACATTTAAAAGTCAAAGTTATTAGTGGTAGATCCTATGGTGTCGAATCAGTTAAAGAATTAGCTTACACTCCAGTCGACTTCTACCATTTCATTTCTAATAAGAAAGGTACCGATTTCGTCCAACAAACTCCAGAAAACTTTAACTTTTTCTTATACGTTATGAAAGGTTCTGTCAAAATTGGTGATGAAACTTTCCCACAATATTCcaccattttctttaacGCAGACGGCAACGGTATTAAAGGTGTGGTCAGTGACGATGACACTGAATTCGCCATCATAGGTGGTTTAATCTTAGATCAACCAGTCATTCAACATGGTCCATTCATCGAGTCTACCAGAGAAAAGTTGATTGAAGTCTTCCAAAACTTCCAATATGGTATCAATGGTTTCGAAAGGGCTGTAGGCTGGAAATCCTCCATTCGTAACGGtatattagaaaaagacgttccaaaatttgaaggATCTGCATAA